A genomic window from Quercus lobata isolate SW786 chromosome 10, ValleyOak3.0 Primary Assembly, whole genome shotgun sequence includes:
- the LOC115963168 gene encoding uncharacterized protein LOC115963168 isoform X3 encodes MMGTSEPDDCSFVWDENSQLYFHASGFYHDPVAGWYYSGRDGLYYKFENGNYVLMESEKSGEGEIDQNKETGYDNPSQDETFRCGSNENCHAFQGDECEVYQCIETTPDENRLGDTECSNSSEPENPPPPSEWLEDTLIELYLSGYSKPVVTDSDHVMMPLETDDALPAEGTSDAYELEGEWCPENHCDVTNSSGNVLDEGASWDEENWRAQYGQVIKSGEEPMPEFEVVDLWDWEKVTGTRKDGKGEVVRLVGRLVRRSAKCHPSMPSGGGLLKTAPICEVHLDLVRVTSGQVYKLRTPNARYLASLSTYDSSNPTKDWGFPELLVDSHSLPFSKSSGNHVSKTADGVSTSKDLSTSPDNLSAFGQQRIHVYRDRAAERRTLHGGFGVGPGQKNSKFDEDEQSSSYASANTEEAAAEALNMSFGAGSYARKLLKGMGWKEGEGLGSTTKGMVEPIQAVGNVGNAGLGWPQGIAKHH; translated from the exons ATGATGGGTACCTCTGAACCAGACGATTGCTCCTTTGTTTGGGACGAGAATTCTCAGCTCTATTTCCATGCCAG TGGATTTTACCATGACCCAGTTGCTGGATGGTACTATAGTGGTAGAGATGGGCTTTATTACAAGTTTGAGAATGGAAATTATGTGCTTATGGAGTCTGAAAAG AGTGGTGAAGGTGAAATTGATCAGAACAAAGAAACTGGTTATGATAATCCCAGTCAGGATGAAACATTTAGATGTGGCAGCAATGAAAATTGCCATGCATTCCAGGGAGATGAATGTGAAGTTTACCAGTGTATAGAGACTACTCCTGATGAAAACAGGCTAG GCGACACAGAGTGCTCCAACAGTAGTGAACCTGAAAATCCACCTCCTCCATCGGAATG GTTAGAagatacacttattgaactttatTTGTCTGGTTATTCCAAGCCAGTAGTTACTGATTCTGATCATGTGATGATGCCCTTGGAAACAGATGATGCACTGCCCGCTGAAG GGACCAGTGATGCTTATGAGCTGGAAGGAGAATGGTGTCCAGAGAACCATTGTGATGTAACTAATTCAAGTGGAAATGTCTTAGATGAAG GTGCGTCATGGGATGAAGAAAACTGGCGAGCACAGTATGGTCAAGTCATTAAATCTGGGGAAGAGCCAATGCCAGAATTTGAAGTTGTGGATTTATGGGACTGGGAAAAGGTTACAGGGACCAGAAAGGATGGAAAAGGTGAGGTGGTGAGGCTGGTTGGAAGATTAGTGAGAAGGTCTGCCAAGTGTCATCCGTCCATGCCTTCGGGTGGTGGTCTCCTAAAAACTGCCCCAATATGTGAAGTACATCTTGATCTGGTACGAGTCACGTCAG GTCAAGTTTATAAGTTGCGGACACCAAATGCAAGATACCTAGCTTCATTGTCAACTTATGATTCTTCCAACCCAACAAAAGATTGGGGATTCCCTGAATTATTAGTAGATAGTCACTCTCTCCCATTCTCTAAATCTAGTGGAAACCATGTATCAAAAACTGCAGATGGAGTATCCACCAGCAAAGATTTGTCTACATCACCAGATAATCTTTCCGCATTTGGACAG CAGAGAATCCATGTGTATAGGGACAGAGCTGCCGAGAGAAGAACCTTGCATGGGGGTTTTGGAGTGGGCCCTGGACAAAAGAATTCAAAGTTTGatgaagatgaacagtcatcaTCATATGCTTCTGCCAATACAGAAGAAGCTGCAGCCGAGGCCTTGAACATGTCGTTTGGAGCTGGTAGTTATGCCAGAAAACTTCTGAAAGGCATGGGCTGGAAGGAG
- the LOC115963168 gene encoding uncharacterized protein LOC115963168 isoform X1, protein MMGTSEPDDCSFVWDENSQLYFHASSGFYHDPVAGWYYSGRDGLYYKFENGNYVLMESEKSGEGEIDQNKETGYDNPSQDETFRCGSNENCHAFQGDECEVYQCIETTPDENRLGDTECSNSSEPENPPPPSEWLEDTLIELYLSGYSKPVVTDSDHVMMPLETDDALPAEGTSDAYELEGEWCPENHCDVTNSSGNVLDEGASWDEENWRAQYGQVIKSGEEPMPEFEVVDLWDWEKVTGTRKDGKGEVVRLVGRLVRRSAKCHPSMPSGGGLLKTAPICEVHLDLVRVTSGQVYKLRTPNARYLASLSTYDSSNPTKDWGFPELLVDSHSLPFSKSSGNHVSKTADGVSTSKDLSTSPDNLSAFGQQRIHVYRDRAAERRTLHGGFGVGPGQKNSKFDEDEQSSSYASANTEEAAAEALNMSFGAGSYARKLLKGMGWKEGEGLGSTTKGMVEPIQAVGNVGNAGLGWPQGIAKHH, encoded by the exons ATGATGGGTACCTCTGAACCAGACGATTGCTCCTTTGTTTGGGACGAGAATTCTCAGCTCTATTTCCATGCCAG TAGTGGATTTTACCATGACCCAGTTGCTGGATGGTACTATAGTGGTAGAGATGGGCTTTATTACAAGTTTGAGAATGGAAATTATGTGCTTATGGAGTCTGAAAAG AGTGGTGAAGGTGAAATTGATCAGAACAAAGAAACTGGTTATGATAATCCCAGTCAGGATGAAACATTTAGATGTGGCAGCAATGAAAATTGCCATGCATTCCAGGGAGATGAATGTGAAGTTTACCAGTGTATAGAGACTACTCCTGATGAAAACAGGCTAG GCGACACAGAGTGCTCCAACAGTAGTGAACCTGAAAATCCACCTCCTCCATCGGAATG GTTAGAagatacacttattgaactttatTTGTCTGGTTATTCCAAGCCAGTAGTTACTGATTCTGATCATGTGATGATGCCCTTGGAAACAGATGATGCACTGCCCGCTGAAG GGACCAGTGATGCTTATGAGCTGGAAGGAGAATGGTGTCCAGAGAACCATTGTGATGTAACTAATTCAAGTGGAAATGTCTTAGATGAAG GTGCGTCATGGGATGAAGAAAACTGGCGAGCACAGTATGGTCAAGTCATTAAATCTGGGGAAGAGCCAATGCCAGAATTTGAAGTTGTGGATTTATGGGACTGGGAAAAGGTTACAGGGACCAGAAAGGATGGAAAAGGTGAGGTGGTGAGGCTGGTTGGAAGATTAGTGAGAAGGTCTGCCAAGTGTCATCCGTCCATGCCTTCGGGTGGTGGTCTCCTAAAAACTGCCCCAATATGTGAAGTACATCTTGATCTGGTACGAGTCACGTCAG GTCAAGTTTATAAGTTGCGGACACCAAATGCAAGATACCTAGCTTCATTGTCAACTTATGATTCTTCCAACCCAACAAAAGATTGGGGATTCCCTGAATTATTAGTAGATAGTCACTCTCTCCCATTCTCTAAATCTAGTGGAAACCATGTATCAAAAACTGCAGATGGAGTATCCACCAGCAAAGATTTGTCTACATCACCAGATAATCTTTCCGCATTTGGACAG CAGAGAATCCATGTGTATAGGGACAGAGCTGCCGAGAGAAGAACCTTGCATGGGGGTTTTGGAGTGGGCCCTGGACAAAAGAATTCAAAGTTTGatgaagatgaacagtcatcaTCATATGCTTCTGCCAATACAGAAGAAGCTGCAGCCGAGGCCTTGAACATGTCGTTTGGAGCTGGTAGTTATGCCAGAAAACTTCTGAAAGGCATGGGCTGGAAGGAG
- the LOC115963168 gene encoding uncharacterized protein LOC115963168 isoform X2 yields the protein MMGTSEPDDCSFVWDENSQLYFHASSGFYHDPVAGWYYSGRDGLYYKFENGNYVLMESEKSGEGEIDQNKETGYDNPSQDETFRCGSNENCHAFQGDECEVYQCIETTPDENRLGDTECSNSSEPENPPPPSEWLEDTLIELYLSGYSKPVVTDSDHVMMPLETDDALPAEGTSDAYELEGEWCPENHCDVTNSSGNVLDEGASWDEENWRAQYGQVIKSGEEPMPEFEVVDLWDWEKVTGTRKDGKGEVVRLVGRLVRRSAKCHPSMPSGGGLLKTAPICEVHLDLVRVTSGQVYKLRTPNARYLASLSTYDSSNPTKDWGFPELLVDSHSLPFSKSSGNHVSKTADGVSTSKDLSTSPDNLSAFGQRIHVYRDRAAERRTLHGGFGVGPGQKNSKFDEDEQSSSYASANTEEAAAEALNMSFGAGSYARKLLKGMGWKEGEGLGSTTKGMVEPIQAVGNVGNAGLGWPQGIAKHH from the exons ATGATGGGTACCTCTGAACCAGACGATTGCTCCTTTGTTTGGGACGAGAATTCTCAGCTCTATTTCCATGCCAG TAGTGGATTTTACCATGACCCAGTTGCTGGATGGTACTATAGTGGTAGAGATGGGCTTTATTACAAGTTTGAGAATGGAAATTATGTGCTTATGGAGTCTGAAAAG AGTGGTGAAGGTGAAATTGATCAGAACAAAGAAACTGGTTATGATAATCCCAGTCAGGATGAAACATTTAGATGTGGCAGCAATGAAAATTGCCATGCATTCCAGGGAGATGAATGTGAAGTTTACCAGTGTATAGAGACTACTCCTGATGAAAACAGGCTAG GCGACACAGAGTGCTCCAACAGTAGTGAACCTGAAAATCCACCTCCTCCATCGGAATG GTTAGAagatacacttattgaactttatTTGTCTGGTTATTCCAAGCCAGTAGTTACTGATTCTGATCATGTGATGATGCCCTTGGAAACAGATGATGCACTGCCCGCTGAAG GGACCAGTGATGCTTATGAGCTGGAAGGAGAATGGTGTCCAGAGAACCATTGTGATGTAACTAATTCAAGTGGAAATGTCTTAGATGAAG GTGCGTCATGGGATGAAGAAAACTGGCGAGCACAGTATGGTCAAGTCATTAAATCTGGGGAAGAGCCAATGCCAGAATTTGAAGTTGTGGATTTATGGGACTGGGAAAAGGTTACAGGGACCAGAAAGGATGGAAAAGGTGAGGTGGTGAGGCTGGTTGGAAGATTAGTGAGAAGGTCTGCCAAGTGTCATCCGTCCATGCCTTCGGGTGGTGGTCTCCTAAAAACTGCCCCAATATGTGAAGTACATCTTGATCTGGTACGAGTCACGTCAG GTCAAGTTTATAAGTTGCGGACACCAAATGCAAGATACCTAGCTTCATTGTCAACTTATGATTCTTCCAACCCAACAAAAGATTGGGGATTCCCTGAATTATTAGTAGATAGTCACTCTCTCCCATTCTCTAAATCTAGTGGAAACCATGTATCAAAAACTGCAGATGGAGTATCCACCAGCAAAGATTTGTCTACATCACCAGATAATCTTTCCGCATTTGGACAG AGAATCCATGTGTATAGGGACAGAGCTGCCGAGAGAAGAACCTTGCATGGGGGTTTTGGAGTGGGCCCTGGACAAAAGAATTCAAAGTTTGatgaagatgaacagtcatcaTCATATGCTTCTGCCAATACAGAAGAAGCTGCAGCCGAGGCCTTGAACATGTCGTTTGGAGCTGGTAGTTATGCCAGAAAACTTCTGAAAGGCATGGGCTGGAAGGAG
- the LOC115963168 gene encoding uncharacterized protein LOC115963168 isoform X4, which yields MMGTSEPDDCSFVWDENSQLYFHASSGFYHDPVAGWYYSGRDGLYYKFENGNYVLMESEKSGEGEIDQNKETGYDNPSQDETFRCGSNENCHAFQGDECEVYQCIETTPDENRLGDTECSNSSEPENPPPPSEWLEDTLIELYLSGYSKPVVTDSDHVMMPLETDDALPAEGTSDAYELEGEWCPENHCDVTNSSGNVLDEGASWDEENWRAQYGQVIKSGEEPMPEFEVVDLWDWEKVTGTRKDGKGEVVRLVGRLVRRSAKCHPSMPSGGGLLKTAPICEVHLDLRIHVYRDRAAERRTLHGGFGVGPGQKNSKFDEDEQSSSYASANTEEAAAEALNMSFGAGSYARKLLKGMGWKEGEGLGSTTKGMVEPIQAVGNVGNAGLGWPQGIAKHH from the exons ATGATGGGTACCTCTGAACCAGACGATTGCTCCTTTGTTTGGGACGAGAATTCTCAGCTCTATTTCCATGCCAG TAGTGGATTTTACCATGACCCAGTTGCTGGATGGTACTATAGTGGTAGAGATGGGCTTTATTACAAGTTTGAGAATGGAAATTATGTGCTTATGGAGTCTGAAAAG AGTGGTGAAGGTGAAATTGATCAGAACAAAGAAACTGGTTATGATAATCCCAGTCAGGATGAAACATTTAGATGTGGCAGCAATGAAAATTGCCATGCATTCCAGGGAGATGAATGTGAAGTTTACCAGTGTATAGAGACTACTCCTGATGAAAACAGGCTAG GCGACACAGAGTGCTCCAACAGTAGTGAACCTGAAAATCCACCTCCTCCATCGGAATG GTTAGAagatacacttattgaactttatTTGTCTGGTTATTCCAAGCCAGTAGTTACTGATTCTGATCATGTGATGATGCCCTTGGAAACAGATGATGCACTGCCCGCTGAAG GGACCAGTGATGCTTATGAGCTGGAAGGAGAATGGTGTCCAGAGAACCATTGTGATGTAACTAATTCAAGTGGAAATGTCTTAGATGAAG GTGCGTCATGGGATGAAGAAAACTGGCGAGCACAGTATGGTCAAGTCATTAAATCTGGGGAAGAGCCAATGCCAGAATTTGAAGTTGTGGATTTATGGGACTGGGAAAAGGTTACAGGGACCAGAAAGGATGGAAAAGGTGAGGTGGTGAGGCTGGTTGGAAGATTAGTGAGAAGGTCTGCCAAGTGTCATCCGTCCATGCCTTCGGGTGGTGGTCTCCTAAAAACTGCCCCAATATGTGAAGTACATCTTGATCTG AGAATCCATGTGTATAGGGACAGAGCTGCCGAGAGAAGAACCTTGCATGGGGGTTTTGGAGTGGGCCCTGGACAAAAGAATTCAAAGTTTGatgaagatgaacagtcatcaTCATATGCTTCTGCCAATACAGAAGAAGCTGCAGCCGAGGCCTTGAACATGTCGTTTGGAGCTGGTAGTTATGCCAGAAAACTTCTGAAAGGCATGGGCTGGAAGGAG